One genomic region from Ovis canadensis isolate MfBH-ARS-UI-01 breed Bighorn chromosome 24, ARS-UI_OviCan_v2, whole genome shotgun sequence encodes:
- the VGF gene encoding neurosecretory protein VGF, with protein MKSLRLPATVLFCLLLLIKGLGAAPPGHPEAQPPPPSSEHKEPVAGDAVLGPKDVSAPEVRAARNSEPQDEGELFQGVDPRALAAVLLQALDRPASPPAPGGSQQRPEEETAESLLTETVRSQTHSLPAPETQAPAAPPRPQTQENGAEAADPSEELEALASLLQELRDFSPSSAKRQQETAAAETETRTHTLTRVNLESPGPERVWRASWGEFQARVPERAPLPPPAPPQFQARVPESGPLPEAHQFGEGGSSPKTHLGEALAPLSKAYQGLAAPFPKARRPETSLLGGTEAGERLLQQGLAQVEAGRRQAEATRQAAAQEERLADLASDLLLQYLLQGGARQRGLGGRGLQEEEGGGRETARQQEEAEQERRGGEERVGEEDEEAAEAEAEAEEAERARQNALLFAEEEDGEAGAEDKRSQEETPGHRRKEAEGAEEGGAEDEDDDEEMDPQTIDSLIELSTKLHLPADDVVSIIEEVEEKRKRKKNAPPEPVPPPRAAPAPTHARSPQPPPPAPAREELPDWNEVLPPWDREEDEVFSPGPYHPFPNYIRPRTLQPPAASRRRHYHHALSLSRHYPDREAQARRAQEEAEAEERRLQEQEELENYIEHVLLRRP; from the coding sequence ATGAAATCGCTCAGGTTGCCGGCTACTGTCCTCTTCTGCCTGCTCCTACTGATCAAGGGGTTGGGAGCAGCGCCCCCCGGGCACCCTGAGGCTCAGCCACCTCCTCCCAGCTCTGAGCATAAAGAGCCGGTAGCTGGGGACGCAGTGCTCGGGCCGAAGGATGTTAGCGCCCCAGAGGTCCGAGCCGCTCGAAATTCTGAGCCGCAGGACGAGGGAGAGCTTTTCCAGGGCGTGGATCCCCGGGCGCTGGCCGCGGTGCTGCTGCAGGCACTCGACCGCCCGGCCTCGCCCCCGGCGCCCGGAGGCTCCCAGCAGCGGCCAGAGGAAGAAACAGCAGAATCTCTGCTGACCGAGACCGTGCGCAGCCAGACCCACAGTCTCCCAGCGCCAGAGACCCAGGCGCCCGCGGCCCCTCCTCGCCCTCAGACTCAGGAGAATGGTGCCGAAGCGGCCGATCCCTCGGAGGAGCTCGAGGCGCTAGCTTCCCTGCTTCAGGAGCTGAGAGATTTCAGTCCTAGCAGCGCCAAACGCCAGCAAGAGACGGCAGCAGCAGAGACGGAAACCCGCACGCACACGCTGACCCGAGTCAACCTGGAGAGCCCCGGGCCGGAGCGCGTGTGGCGCGCTTCCTGGGGAGAGTTCCAGGCGCGCGTCCCGGAGCGCGCGCCCCTGCCGCCCCCTGCTCCCCCGCAATTCCAGGCGCGTGTGCCAGAGAGCGGACCCCTTCCCGAAGCCCATCAGTTCGGGGAAGGAGGGTCCTCCCCCAAAACACACCTAGGTGAGGCATTGGCACCCTTGTCCAAGGCGTACCAAGGCCTGGCCGCTCCCTTTCCCAAGGCGCGCCGGCCGGAGACCTCTCTCCTGGGCGGCACTGAGGCGGGGGAGCGCCTTCTACAGCAAGGGCTGGCGCAGGTAGAAGCCGGGCGGCGGCAGGCGGAGGCCACCCGGCAGGCGGCGGCGCAGGAAGAGCGGCTGGCCGACCTCGCCTCTGACCTGCTGCTCCAGTATTTGCTGCAGGGCGGGGCTCGGCAGCGCGGCCTAGGGGGTCGGGGGctgcaagaggaggaggggggcGGGCGAGAGACAGCGAGGCAGCAAGAGGAGGCGGAGCAGGAGAGACGCggcggggaggagagggtgggggaggaggacgaggaggcgGCGGAGGCGGAGGCGGAGGCGGAGGAGGCGGAGAGGGCGCGACAGAACGCGCTCCTGTTCGCCGAGGAGGAGGACGGCGAAGCCGGAGCCGAAGACAAGCGCTCCCAGGAGGAGACGCCCGGCCATCGGCGAAAGGAGGCCGAGGGGGCAGAGGAGGGCGGGGCGGAGGACGAGGACGACGACGAAGAGATGGACCCGCAGACGATCGATAGCCTCATTGAGCTGTCCACCAAACTCCACCTGCCCGCGGACGATGTGGTCAGCATCATCGAGGAGGTGGAAGAGAAGCGGAAGCGGAAGAAGAACGCCCCTCCCGAGCCTGTGCCGCCCCCCAGGGCCGCTCCGGCCCCTACTCACGCCCGCTCCCcgcagcccccgccccccgcccccgcccgggaAGAGCTGCCCGACTGGAACGAGGTGCTTCCGCCGTGGGATCGGGAGGAGGACGAGGTGTTTTCCCCGGGGCCCTACCACCCTTTCCCCAACTACATCCGGCCGCGGACGCTGCAGCCGCCAGCCGCCTCGCGCCGCCGCCACTACCACCACGCCCTGTCGCTTTCGCGCCACTATCCCGACCGGGAGGCCCAGGCGCGGCGTGCGCAGGAGGAGGCGGAGGCCGAGGAGCGCCGGCtgcaggagcaggaggagctgGAGAATTACATCGAGCACGTGCTGCTCCGGCGCCCGTGA
- the AP1S1 gene encoding AP-1 complex subunit sigma-1A isoform X2 produces the protein MRFMLLFSRQGKLRLQKWYLATSDKERKKMVRELMQVVLARKPKMCSFLEWRDLKVVYKRYASLYFCCAIEGQDNELITLELIHRYVELLDKYFGSVCELDIIFNFEKAYFILDEFLMGGDVQDTSKKSVLKAIEQADLLQEEDESPRSVLEEMGLA, from the exons atgcgATTCATGCTGCTGTTCAGCCGGCAGGGGAAGCTGCGGCTGCAAAAATGGTACCTGGCCACCTCAGACAAGGAGCGGAAGAAGATGGTTCGGGAGCTTATGCAGGTGGTTCTGGCTCGCAAGCCCAAGATGTGCAGCTTCCTGGAGTGGAGGGACCTCAAAGTTGTCTACAAGAG ATACGCCAGCCTCTACTTCTGCTGTGCCATCGAGGGCCAAGACAATGAGCTCATCACGCTGGAGCTGATCCACCGATACGTGGAGCTCCTGGACAAATACTTTGGCAGC gttTGCGAGCTGGACATCATCTTCAACTTTGAGAAGGCCTACTTCATCTTGGATGAGTTTCTGATGGGGGGAGACGTCCAGGACACTTCCAAGAAGAGTGTGCTGAAGGCCATCGAGCAGGCGGACCTACTGCAGGAG GAGGATGAGTCGCCACGCAGTGTGCTGGAGGAGATGGGTCTGGCATAG
- the AP1S1 gene encoding AP-1 complex subunit sigma-1A isoform X1 encodes MMRFMLLFSRQGKLRLQKWYLATSDKERKKMVRELMQVVLARKPKMCSFLEWRDLKVVYKRYASLYFCCAIEGQDNELITLELIHRYVELLDKYFGSVCELDIIFNFEKAYFILDEFLMGGDVQDTSKKSVLKAIEQADLLQEEDESPRSVLEEMGLA; translated from the exons ATG atgcgATTCATGCTGCTGTTCAGCCGGCAGGGGAAGCTGCGGCTGCAAAAATGGTACCTGGCCACCTCAGACAAGGAGCGGAAGAAGATGGTTCGGGAGCTTATGCAGGTGGTTCTGGCTCGCAAGCCCAAGATGTGCAGCTTCCTGGAGTGGAGGGACCTCAAAGTTGTCTACAAGAG ATACGCCAGCCTCTACTTCTGCTGTGCCATCGAGGGCCAAGACAATGAGCTCATCACGCTGGAGCTGATCCACCGATACGTGGAGCTCCTGGACAAATACTTTGGCAGC gttTGCGAGCTGGACATCATCTTCAACTTTGAGAAGGCCTACTTCATCTTGGATGAGTTTCTGATGGGGGGAGACGTCCAGGACACTTCCAAGAAGAGTGTGCTGAAGGCCATCGAGCAGGCGGACCTACTGCAGGAG GAGGATGAGTCGCCACGCAGTGTGCTGGAGGAGATGGGTCTGGCATAG